ataagtatccctttgttatgacaagcctaaataagttcagtcaataagtatccctttgttatgacaagcctaaataagttcaagggtaaacatttgcttaacaagtcacataatacgttttttttcttcacctttcagcagaacaatattCTAAAACACagggccaaatatacactggagttgcttaccaaggcgacaatgaatgttcctgagtggcctagtagcagttttgacttaaatcgtcatgaaaatctatggaaaaacttgaaaatggctgtctagcaataatcaacaaccaacttgacagagcttgaggatttttaaaaaaagaataatgagcaaatattgtacaatccaagtgTACAAtatctcttagagacttacccagaaagactcgcagatgtaatcactgccaaatgtgtttCAAACATAGACTCTGGGATGAATACTTCTAATCAAaaaacagtgcattcagaaagaattcagaccccttgactttttccacattttgttacgttacagacttattctaaaatatcaatctacgcacaataccccataatagcaaagcaaaaacaggtttttagaaatgctagcaaatgtataaaaataaaaactgaaataccttattattattttgcattttcaaagtggtaggcatgttgtttaaatcaaatgatacatacccccccaaaatctattttaattcagGTTGTAagtcaacaaaataggaaaaatcccaaggggggtgaatactttcgcaagccactgtatgtagGCCACTGTATATAAATGGTTGAGTGCACTATATCTTTTAAAATAAAGATTTGATCATACTCAACAGTATAACTCACAGGGTGGGGCCAGGTGAACGACAAAACCGTCACCAACGTACAAAGTCCAGTGCTGGAAGTTGCATCTGAATATCTCTATCAGGTCCCCTGGCTCTGGCTTCTCATCGTACTGTCAAGGGAGAAATAATAAGTAGGATTTGGCAAATCTGTGTATTGCCACATACAGGGGTGTTGTTGCTAGACACCCTCTTGTTGAAGTATGCAACCGCCAACCAACTGCCAAGTATGCCGTTCTGAAAGGGAAAGTGCTCAGATCTCGTCGTGCAAACACTACTTTGTACAAACAAAATGTAAATATTTGCATAAAAACAGATTACACAGAGACAGTGGACACAATCAACATTTGGATTGGACTTTACTTACCAATGTTGGAGCCATGGTTACCGTTATTTCCTTTCCACAGTTTTGATTTCCCTTCTGCTTGTAAATAACTTTACGTTTTTCCTGAGCTTTAATCTCGACCCTGTAAAGTCAGAACAAAATCTATGTGTTATATTTAGGGGGGCTGTTTTCTTAAGACATTAGCTAACAAAATATTAGGCAATAAACTAGATACTGATCTAATTTCACTATGTTCTGGTGTCTATAAAAAATCAGTGgagtgtattcatggatgccaaggagAGCCAGGGTACACCaaaaaaataaaattatatatatatatatatatatacattttcaattacttttgtctctctgtttcagaaTTTTTCTTCAATTCATATAGACTGAATTTTCAATTACTTTTGTCTCTGTTTCAGAATTTTTCTTCAATTCATTcccaagaggctgaatgtatctatGGAGCAAGATAGCTGCCAAAAGCTAAAACGTACAAACCCTATGATACGACCGTTAAAGGATGTAAACGTACAAAATCGACCGTTAAATTAGATCTGTAAATTGTTAGGATCCTAAGAAAAGCCATGTTTTAAACAGAAAACGTAACCGTTAAATTAGATCTGTAAACGTACAAACCCTATGATACGACCGTTAAATTAGATCTGTAAACGTACAAACCCTATGATACGACCGTTAAATTAGATCTGTAAACGTACAAACCCTATGATACGAACGTCAAATTAGATCTGTAAACGTACAAACCCTATGATACGACTATGGATGAACATTTACACGTTTCATTCTTACTTTACGTCTCCCTTTACTCGGGTTACACATCTTTTTTTATAAGCACAAACGTGTGACGTCTGCAAAGGACATGAACCGAATGTAGCTAGTCAAAGATCGCTAGTCAATCAAGCAACTCTAGCCAAGACTTTATAGTTGATTTGCAGCTTCCGGTTTCATTTCCAGAATAATAGTCTAGAGCATTCGATAAGGACGTTATAACAGTAGATGACGTAATACAGGCTAGGGCCTTCAGCAAATTACTTGTGTGAGAATTGTATTATAAAGACACAGAAGACCCTTGTCTAAAATAATCACCTGAGCTGCAAAATAGAAAGTAAATATGATTTAGGCTAGGCCTATTCCACTATCTAAATATGCCATACCGTTGTGTGCATCATTTATTTTTTATAGCCGCGTGGGGGCTACTGTGGTGATCATGTACACTTTTTCCCGTATGTGGGAGCACGGACTGTAGGCCTTATACTAGGCATTTTGACTGTTGTATTTGAGAATTCCACTCTGTATGTAGGCTTGTAGCCATTTGCATTGTACAACCCCATCACGCAGAGGCTATATCCATATCAATACATTAGATTAAAGAAATGTTGATTAAGTCTTAGCTATAACCTGTCCTGAGCTAAATAGCCAAGGGGTCCCAAATGGTCAAGCCTATTCTTATTGCCAGATTGGTTTTCCCGATCCTATTAGCCACTGCATGTGCTTCTTCAACTATTTAGTTTCAAATGTATTTAGAGGCTATATTTAGAGGCCTGTGAGCTGGGTCCTCTTTTTAAGGGGAGGCCTATAATAAAAGCAGTAATAAAACACAAATAGAGTACTGCAAGATACCAGTACACAAAATGATAGCCTAAATTGCAATGCCTACAGGTTTGTAGATAGGCCTAAATGAAACATTGAAATATTAGTAATATAGAATGGAGAATTTTAACTTGAAAACATGCAGGATACCTCTTTCCGGTTTCCCTTACTTCCGTTTTTTGTATACTGTGTTATGCTTGTTCTCATAGTACTCCTCACAAGTTTTTATTGTTGGTGAGATGAAATTGCCAAAACTTGGAAAGGTATTATTGTACATCAGAATTGCAACACAAGATTTGTTCAAGACTAAAAGTTTTCTCCGTAATCACAACATGGTGTTTATATGTTCACAGATTAAATTTCACATTTACGTTTCACGCATGGATTTTCTTACGATCCTAACGATTCATACGTTCAACCTTTTGGCAGCTATCTGGCTCCAtatgtatctcaccggagaaagcatgtGAGCGACCAaaacagtgcccctctgtctctttatgtgtaggccatctatctgatgctgtctggttcaAACAAgcatgacattgttgccgcccataGCATTGAATGGAATGCAAGGGAAGCACGCGTGCATTTAGCTTACcttgataaaaaaaaacatataaaaaattagccaatcagcgttgagctaaactgagcaaGCTCAACTGTGATTGGTCTTGGCGCACCAAAagaaagtgtcaagggaagccagcttGGATTTTGGTGTCACTCCTATCAAATCACATTGAGCGCatacgtcattgacagaaacaacttgaattgttgcatcttgttgtgttgttgtcatccggtggctagctagctagctaaaattgtccctttcctaaattagccatggatggagatagagatttgaacatgtggttttacttaattctccttactggccaatgattgtaacggtgattctgatccaaccattaattcatacattgttgtgcccctggcctgagaggatggaagttcaatatgtagctagatgtagaaggctaatgtaaactagctaacattgcccatgaatggaagttaggctagcaaaCAACCATTTTAGcaaggtagcctaggacaacaagaAATAAAAGCCTGtcctgtatgacagagtgatagactgttttGTCAAcacgaaagagaggaggatggcattggagTTTCTCGATAAGTAGGGTGTAAACATATTTTTCTACTTGCACaaacagaaatcagaaccatggacagccgcatcttatatatatatagagagagcatGGGCTCCTGAGTTATTCTGCAAAAAGTTGGATAAATGTAAATAAACTTGAATTTTTTCGCTAGGACATCAAAACCTTCATTCCATATCACAATTCCATAACTAAAACCTTAATTTTGAACAAAATTACCTGAATGGACTATTACTAGCAAGAATTAtccagaagaaaaaaaacttcTAACAAACCAAAACCTGCATAAGAAACACAGCGGAATATGGAAACACCATCTAACAGAAAACTAGGTGAGTAATGTTCAGTCTGAACTTACTTCTGAAGACAAAAAATTAAAACACAATCTCTTGGTAATTTTGTTATATAAAGCTTAATAAATAAGGCTACGAAGCTGCTATGAAAGAAACTGACTGAAatatgaatatgtggacacctataagtacctaggtgtctggctagactgcaaactctccttccagacccatatcaaacatctccaatcgaaaatcaaccctaccgatcctcgacttcggcgatgtcatctacaaaatcgcttccaacactctactcagcaaactggatgcagtttatcacagtgccatccgttttgtcactaaagcaccttatactacccaccactgcgacttgtatgctctagtcggctggccctctagtcgccagacccactggctccaggtcatctacaaggccatgctaggtaaagctccgccttatctcagttcactggtcacgatggcaacacccatccgtagcacgcgctccagcaggtgtatctcactgatcatccctaaagccaacacctcattcggccgcctttcgttccagtactctgctgcctgtgactggaacgaattgcaaaaatcgctgaagttggagacttttatctccctcaccaacttcaaacatcagctatctgagcagctaaccgatcgctgcagctgtacataatctattggtaaatagcccacccattttcacctacctcatccccacagtttttatttatttacttttctgctcttttgcacaccaatatctctacctgtacatgatcatctgatcatttatcactccagtgttaatctgcaatattgtaattattccacCTACCTccacatgccttttgcacacattgtatatagactccccttttttctactgtgttattgacttgttaattgtttactccatgtgtaactctgtgttgtctgttcacactgctatgctttatcttggccaggtcgcagttgcaaatgagaacttgttctcaactagcctacctggttaattaaaggtgaaataaaaaaatacaaaataaaaaaaatttgCACAGAAGTTGTGAAGTGAGAGGTGTGAAAACTCTTGAGCctaacaatggcaggagagtttcCCGTCCCATTGGTGCAGAGGtaactgcccacaaaattaggtggaaactgagctgcacttcctagcctcccgcccaatgtatgaccatattagagacacatatttccctcagattacacagatccacaaagaactcAAAACCAAACCGAATTTTgttaaactctcatatctacagGGTGAAatcccacagtgtgccatcacagcagcaagatttgtgacctgttgccacaagaaaagggcaaccagtgaagaacaaacaccattatagATACAACCcttatttatgcttatttattttcccttctgtactttaaccatttgtacattgttacaacactgtatatatacataatatgacatgtgtaatgtctttattgttttgaaacttctgtatgtgtaatgtttactgttcatttgtattgtttatttcacttttgtatattatctacctcacttgctttggcaatgttaagacatgtttcccatgccaataaaacccttgaattgaattgaattaaaaTACAGTACCCCCTGGATTCATCTCTATTTTTAACTGATATGCAGCCTTCAATTGTAAATGACATCAATAAGAAACAGCCACtgtctgtcaccaagggagtagcCCCAAGGCTCGATCATAGgtcccacgctcttctcaatttagaTCAACAACATAGCACAAGCAGTAGGAAgtgctctcatccatttatatgcagatgacacagtcttatactcagctggcccctccccggattttgtattaaacgctctacaacaaagctttcttagtatccaacaagctttctctgtccttaaccttgttctgaacaacTCTAAAACAAAGGTAATCTGGTTTGGTAGCAAGAATGTCCCTCTCCCCactggtgtgattactacctctgagggtttagagcttgaggtagtcacctcatacaagtacttgagagtatggctagatggtacactgtccttctctcagcacatatcaaagctgcaggctaaggttaaatctagacttggtttcctctatagtaatcgctcctctttcaccccagcttacaaactaaccctgattcagatgaccatcctacccatgttagactacagagacatgatttatagatcagcaggtaagagtgatctcgagcggctagatgttctttaccattcggccatcagatttgccacaaatgctccttataggacacaccactgcactctatactactCTGTAAACTGGCCACCTCTGTATACCCGTCTCAAggcccactggttgatgcttatttataaaaccctcttaggcctcagtcccccctatctgagatacctactgcagtcCTTATCCTCcaacatacaacacccgttctgccagtcacattctgatAAAGGTTCCCAAAGCACACAGatccctgggtcactcctcttttcagttctctGCAGCTAaggactggaacgagctgcaaaaaaaacactcaaactggaccgttTTATCTACATCtgttcattcaaagactcagtcatggacactcttactgacagttgtggttgcttcacgtgatgtattgttgtctctactttCTTGCCatttgtggtgctgtctgtgcccaataatgtttataCCATAGTTTGTGCTGTGTCATGACTCTCCTTTGAGGATCCAAagatcaggttacagtggatcAGCGTCTACAGAGCCCTCTCACTCGCAGAGGGGGGAAGGGATTGATGTGGGGGGTTTTATGACACCTCACGTCGATCGTAAATTGTGGGCAGCAGACGACTCCTTTTGGTCTCTAGTATGGGTGAATGGAATGTCTCTTTGTTACAGAAGATTTTGCCACCCACAACATCCAACAAGGAACACTGGGACAATACATTTCAACATCTGAATGTTGGGAATGATGAAAGATGGAATTTGGAAAATTAATGTTTATTTTATGTCATTAAAAATGGTATAAACACATTATAACGAAAAAATTGTAACTTGAGGAGCTTTTACACTGTGTATATCAGGGTTACATCCTTTACGTGGTGTAGAAAATATCAAGGATGAAGAGAATGTTTTTGTGATGATAGGATTGTGATTTTAGTTCTCTAACAAGATCGTAGTAATTATAATACTTTGCCTCTTAACTAGCCACGCCCCAGGGAGCCCAGCGAGCATGTCATCATGATGAAAATGCCCCTTTTACTCAGAAGGTATAAAAGATTGAGTTAAGAATTAACATACCAGACTAAACGGACCATAAGCTGCATATAGGTCTCGACCAATAAAAATCAACATGAGGTTGAAGTAGACAAAGTAGCCTCTAACAGTCAATGTTACGGTTGAGTAGCTATATCTAAGAAAGGGAATTTGAGTATGAACACCTGGTTACTCTTTTCAAATCATCACCGACTACACTGGTTTCATCACCACTTGGGATCATTGACACGGCTGATTAGCCATCCTCAGAAGACCACTCTTCAAGAACAAGTGCATGTAAGTCAACTAAGAAGGGCATTGTGACCTGTTGTGAACGATCAGAGCCTTACACCTGAGAACGAAGGAGGCCCATCCAAAGGCCCAATCGAACCCTTTTCACGAAGGCCTGAGTCCAACAGAGATACACGACAAAGACCTTCAACACATAAATACATGCATTACTTCTTAACCAAAGGGGCAGCAGTTTggggcagtttggggcaaggtaTTAGGGTTACTGTGAGCATAGTTCCCCAAAGTATCcaagtgttgtctctctttctctctaactctccatcTTTTGTAACAACTGTCATATTGTGTTAGTCCGCCAGGTACCTGTCATCATATTAAGTTTCTAATTAATaacctatactgtgtgtgtgggtgtctgtgtgtatcctgtgttatCATTTAGTGTGTtagtaaataaatacataaataaatgtgGTACAAAATTATCAGTAAGACTCAGGTTTGTGCAGATTCAATAAGTCTGcgacgttcagaatgagactgatatgaggtaatgattaataagtgactgtttttgatatatatatatcctttaggtaattcgggagatggtaactcgtTAAACAATTTCTCCCGTGGTGCCCCAAAGTCCTAaggagttaattgttacatgattaatttaatctggTAAGAATTAGACATAGTAGGTAATTATttgataaataacagtcatcacattaatgaGAGTCACGTCacgactagaggtcgaccaattaatcggaagttttcataacaatcagtaatctgtatatttttttacacctttatttaatctttatttaactaggcaagtcagttaagaacacattcttattttcaatgacggcctaggaatggtgggttaactgcctcgttcaggggcagaacgacagattttcactttgtcagctcgggggatccaatcttacagttaactagtccagcgcaataacgacctgcctctctctcgttgcactccacaaggagactgactgcctgttacgcaaatgcagtaagcaaaggtaagttgctatctagcattaaacttatcttataaaaaacaatccatcataatcactagttaactacacatggttgatgatattgtCTAGCGTGTCATGCATtgcgtataatctgactgagcatacaagtatctaagtatctgactgagcggtggtaggcagaagcaggcgcgtaaatattaattcaaacagcactttctgcgttttgccagcaggtcttccttgtgcgtcaagcattgccctgtttatgacttcaagcatatcaactcctgagatgatgctggtgtaaccgaagtgaaatggctggctagttagcgcacgctaatagcgtttcaaacgtcactcgctcgctctgagccttggagtggttgtttcccttgctctgcatgggtaacactgcttcgagggtggctgttgtcgttgtgttcctggttcgagcccagggaggagcgaggagagggacggaagctatactgttacactggcaatactaaagtgcatataaaaacatccaatagtcaaaggttaatgaaatacaaatggtatagagagaaatagtcctataattcctataataactacaacctaaaacttcttacctgggaatattgaagactcatgttaaaaggatggtctgagcaaagaacttaaacgttagctttcttacatggcaaatattgcacttttactttcttttccaacactttgtttttgcattatttaaaccaaattgaacatgtttcattatttatttgtgggtaaattgattttattgatatattatattaagttaaaataagtggtcattcagtattgttgtaattgtcattattaaaaaaataaatgtcaaatcggccgattaattggtatcggctttattggtcctccaataatcggtatcggcgttgaaaaagcataatctgtCGTCCTCTAGTCATGacagctgctaccatgttgtgttgccaccatgctgTATttttatgtgttgctgccatgctgttgttggcttaggtctctctttatgtagagtTGTGGTGTCTCTCAtgtcgtgatgtgtgttgtcctatatttttattttattttgtattttgaatcccagcccccgtccccgcaggaggccttttgccttttggttggccgtcattgtaaataagaatttgttcttaactgacttgccaagttaaataatggttaaataaaaaacataatatatatcttgattggactaaattgtttttggtatcttttagttgtcactgtattagactaagcagcggtgatttgatgatgttgaaatggtgtTGGAAGAGTGGAGGCaactcctgttttctttgcaacttgtGGTAAATATCTGTGGTtttaaatcaatagttgtttagtggtccgaaaatgtcagaaacattaacttgcttgaggtcatgtaactgtctattacatgcaatatgctatgTGGACTAAACCGAACAGAGGTTGCTATCCAGTTTTGTGATAAAAGAAAGGTTTGGGTGAATTTATTCTGCAACTGTCTTATTGTCTCGGGCTTTAGGCCTAAATAACACTGTGGCAACATATTActtaacaggttatagagcaaacaacacaattatcacaacacataggttgtaatatggctttttttctggcttcctcagtgattttacccacacatcgctactgtaaaaaaaacattaattATGCAAGGAAATAGCTAGCTACTTTAGCTACGTTATTGTAACTGACCACAAACGGCACACAACATAGACTATGTTTGCATGCTGTCAAGACTTTCGATcccatttagctagctagatatttGTAATTCTCACAAGTACTTTAGTCTAGATAATCACTAAATACTTGACCCTTCTTATAACTTACAATAAGTTCCGTGTCGTTGCTAGGATGTTGATTGCTTTACATCGAACACAGAAATTACTTTAGACGTCAACGACCAGCTGACTCGGAAAAAAAGCAAACCAATCCGAGGGCGTATCTCCTGGCAGCGTGCGTGCTGACGTGATTTCCAAGTACAGCGTCAGGCCAGTAGATGGCAATAAATTACCCCTCGAAAGACAATGATAGAATAAGAAAATAAAGACTTCCGGTTTTGGAGCGCACTTGTAACAAGCTACGAATAATTAACTCTACACGTCAAATATGATGTTATAAGGGGAGAGTTCTTCATGTTCTATTTTCAGTTTGGGAAGTTGAACGATGTGTGCGGTGTTTGACGGGACTTCCCTGACAGTCACCATGCAGACCTCTATCACTCACACACCGCAGAATGCATTTAGGTGAGTTGCTTAGCatagctagcatgctagctagctagccagtagTTGTAGCTATGTGGCTGCTTCCCTACTGTACCAACAAGTTCTAAGGCTGTTGTTGTGCTAAGGTTAGATGCAGTGGTCAGTATTATAAATATTATAGTCTGAGAGAAAATACAATTGATACCAATTGTTTTTAGAGAGAAACTTAACTTTTATCGTGTGTGTAGCCCCCAGGAACTGTCCCAGGAGataaaatccttcatcagtggcGTGGACCAGACCCAGGGTCGTAAACTCAGCGTCCGTGAGCATGCCCGCTGTGCCGTGCGTCTACTACGGTCTGTGCCTGCCTGTCGCGGGGCGGTCCTCGAGCACCTAAGGGGCGTGTACAACGAGCACGTCTCAGCCTTTCTTCACAATCTAGAAACAAACGGCGATGGCGACGGGGACTCCAACCTGGAGGATGTCATCACGGAGGTCCATGGCGTCCTGGCGGAGTTCATTAAGCTCAACCCCCGAGCCTGGGCTCCCCTTGTCTCAACCTGGGCTGTAGACCTGCTGGGGCAGCTGAGCTCCAAGCATGCTGGCCGCAGGGCAGCTCCCCACTCCTCCAGCCTCAATGAGCTGCTGCAGCTGTGGATGTCCTGTGCGGCTACACGCTCCCTCATGGAGGCCTATACCCAGTGCCTGGCAGCTATGATAGCCTGGTGTCCTGACCAATGTGTGGATGCTCTCCTGGACACCTCCGTGCAGCACTCCCCCCACTTCGACTGGGTGGTGGCTCACATCGGATCCTCCTTCCCGGGCACCATCATCAGCCGTGTCCTGGCCTGTGGCCTTAAAGACTTCTGCTCCCATGGGACAGCTGACAAGTGTCAGGGAGACAAGAGCAGCCGAGTGCCTAAGATCGGCTCTGTGGTGGGGATCCTAGGTCACCTGGCAGCGCGGCACTCTGACAGCATCCGGCGGGAGCTGCTGAGGATGTTCCAGGAGAGCCTCAGTCCCCCGACTATACCCCCCAGCTCTGGGTCCACTTCCTTGGAGCACTCAGCCCAGCTCCGCAGAGCTACAGTGCCCTTCCTTCTCCAGCTGGCGGTGCTGTCTCCTTCTCTTCTGGGCGCCATATCTACAGAGCTGGTGGAGTCTCTACGGCCTCCAGTCTTGCTCCAGCTCCAGGCTGTTCTACAGGGCCTTCCCAGGGACGAGCTTGACAACATGCTGGGGCTGGCTGTCCACCTCATCGCCCAGAGCCCTGCAGGAGGGGCACGCATCCTCCGCTTCCTAGCTGACACGGCCACCCCTGCCTCTGTCATCATCTCCGGCCCTACGTCTTCCCCTCACGAGGGGGTCCGGGAGGCCTGCGACCTCCTCCTCCAGATGCTCCTGCTGCACCTCCACAAGCTGGTCTACACCCGCTCAGAAGGGGATGACGGCTACTACAGCcgcccccactctccctcctcccaggcGCCCCGTGTGGTCCCCTTCCTAGAGGAGCTGCAGTCCCACGTGGGAGAGCTCTGTGCTGAGATGCTGAGACTGGAGAGGAAGCGTCATCTCTGGCTGCACCAGCTGCTGTGTCtgctgtgtttgttgtctgtatatgGGGGCCCTAGCGTAGCCACGGAGGCCCTCTGTCAGCTGCTCACCCTGGCCCGGAACCCAGACCAGCTGGCCCTGGCCTGGCAGCTCCACACCCCACTGTCCGCCTGCCTGCCGGGCCTCATCCCTGCCGCAGTGATCCGCTGCGTGGCCCAGATCCATACACACACCCTGGGACCCAGGCAGCTCTGCCAGCTCCTTCTCAACCTGGGCTCTGCCATGCAGAGtgtacaggaggaggagaggaggggcccAGGAGGAGGCATGGGAGGAGGAGGTGCTAGTCCTCAGTCCTCCATGGCAGTGCAGGTTGGAGCAGCGGTCTCAGGGCACCTCCATGACTTCTGTCCTCTGCTCCTCCACGGTGACCCGGCCGTATCCCACGCTGCCGTGCGGCTCCTGTCCAGCAGCCCCCTCCCCCGTGCTGCCCTGCCTTCCCACCTGTTGCTTGTTTGTCGGGCTGCCGTCACACACTTCTTTCTGGCActgcggaggagaggagagacagggaaggggAGAGACGAAGGCCAGGGAGGAGAGGCGGTGAACTGTTCGGTGCTCCTCCTGTCCCGTCTGGTAGGTTACTCTCCTCTAACCCTGAAATGTGTCCTGCAGCACCTGGTGGAGGGAGCTCTACATAAAGGAAACACTGACTTGTTCGGAGGGCAGAGTGAGGACATTGGAGGGGACACCCCCATCTCCCCGTCCCTGGCCACTGACCGGGTGGGCTCCCTGTTGGACATCAACTGCAGGTTCGGCACCACGGTCAACTTCTCTGgcagtgtgtggtctgtgttccatGCTGGGGTGATAGGGAAGGGTCTGAAGCAGCGCAGCGCTACGCCTCACCCCGACGCCGCCAGTGTCATACAGAACGTCCAGACTCTGCTGGCTGTCACCGTCCAGTGCTGCAGTGCAACATCCGGGAATGGCGGAAACGGTGG
Above is a genomic segment from Oncorhynchus gorbuscha isolate QuinsamMale2020 ecotype Even-year linkage group LG23, OgorEven_v1.0, whole genome shotgun sequence containing:
- the LOC124010537 gene encoding integrator complex subunit 5-like isoform X1, translating into MCAVFDGTSLTVTMQTSITHTPQNAFSPQELSQEIKSFISGVDQTQGRKLSVREHARCAVRLLRSVPACRGAVLEHLRGVYNEHVSAFLHNLETNGDGDGDSNLEDVITEVHGVLAEFIKLNPRAWAPLVSTWAVDLLGQLSSKHAGRRAAPHSSSLNELLQLWMSCAATRSLMEAYTQCLAAMIAWCPDQCVDALLDTSVQHSPHFDWVVAHIGSSFPGTIISRVLACGLKDFCSHGTADKCQGDKSSRVPKIGSVVGILGHLAARHSDSIRRELLRMFQESLSPPTIPPSSGSTSLEHSAQLRRATVPFLLQLAVLSPSLLGAISTELVESLRPPVLLQLQAVLQGLPRDELDNMLGLAVHLIAQSPAGGARILRFLADTATPASVIISGPTSSPHEGVREACDLLLQMLLLHLHKLVYTRSEGDDGYYSRPHSPSSQAPRVVPFLEELQSHVGELCAEMLRLERKRHLWLHQLLCLLCLLSVYGGPSVATEALCQLLTLARNPDQLALAWQLHTPLSACLPGLIPAAVIRCVAQIHTHTLGPRQLCQLLLNLGSAMQSVQEEERRGPGGGMGGGGASPQSSMAVQVGAAVSGHLHDFCPLLLHGDPAVSHAAVRLLSSSPLPRAALPSHLLLVCRAAVTHFFLALRRRGETGKGRDEGQGGEAVNCSVLLLSRLVGYSPLTLKCVLQHLVEGALHKGNTDLFGGQSEDIGGDTPISPSLATDRVGSLLDINCRFGTTVNFSGSVWSVFHAGVIGKGLKQRSATPHPDAASVIQNVQTLLAVTVQCCSATSGNGGNGGGTRHQPSVPDEPPPINAEAAKMMAVTLVEYICPDVANGELSWPPEEHARTTVERDIHIRRCFEAHPVLFPLLHVVAAGRPALCYCSAVLRGLLATLLAHWEASRESLAMDSPWHLQASCMLVSCMGEGQLLPPVLGNVHEAFPYLTPFEVRLLLLAVWEYVRGNGPMPQKFVFSAEKGLFCRDFSRDGDVARYVAPIHSVLHKNIDRLGHLCWRFQL